One stretch of Meiothermus sp. QL-1 DNA includes these proteins:
- a CDS encoding M20 family metallopeptidase, with translation MDLKATIASLTPSLIAMRRDFHQHPELAFQEVRTSGKLAEFLEGLGLEVTRGVAQTGVVARLRGARPGRTVLVRADIDALPIQEESGVAYSSRVPGVMHACGHDAHAAIAAHVAAVLVQQREELAGEVRFVFQPAEEIVAGARPMVEAGVLEGVERVVGLHLDSLLPAGMVAVRPGPSMAAADAFTLHLRGKGTHAAMPHQGVDTVLMAAQIIVALQSLVSRETDPLGAAVVTVATVTAGEGAHNIIPETATLRGTLRTFDSSLRERLMRRIEALSEGVARAMGGEARVEWRPGSPAVVNDAALVERFRAVAREVVGEERLREAQPVMGGDDMAEFLQRRPGVYFWLGAGSPDPAQNRPHHHPGFWIDEQALPLGVELLVRTVHDFLR, from the coding sequence ATGGACCTGAAGGCAACCATCGCTTCGCTCACGCCAAGCCTTATCGCCATGCGGCGCGACTTTCACCAGCATCCCGAGCTGGCCTTCCAGGAGGTGCGCACCAGCGGGAAGCTGGCCGAGTTTTTGGAGGGGCTGGGCCTCGAGGTCACCCGAGGGGTAGCCCAGACCGGGGTGGTGGCCCGGCTCAGGGGGGCCAGGCCCGGCAGGACCGTGCTGGTAAGGGCCGACATCGATGCGCTGCCCATCCAGGAAGAGTCCGGCGTGGCCTACAGCTCCAGGGTCCCTGGGGTCATGCACGCCTGCGGGCACGACGCCCACGCCGCCATCGCCGCCCATGTGGCGGCGGTGCTGGTCCAGCAGCGCGAGGAGCTGGCGGGCGAGGTGCGCTTCGTTTTCCAGCCTGCCGAGGAGATTGTGGCCGGAGCCCGGCCCATGGTGGAGGCGGGGGTGCTCGAGGGGGTGGAGCGGGTGGTGGGGCTTCACCTGGATAGCCTCCTGCCCGCAGGGATGGTGGCGGTGCGGCCAGGGCCCTCGATGGCCGCTGCCGATGCCTTCACCCTGCACCTGAGGGGCAAGGGAACCCACGCGGCCATGCCCCACCAGGGGGTGGACACCGTTTTGATGGCGGCCCAGATCATCGTAGCCCTGCAGAGCCTGGTCAGCCGGGAGACCGACCCCCTGGGGGCCGCGGTGGTCACCGTGGCCACCGTGACAGCAGGGGAGGGGGCCCACAACATCATCCCGGAGACCGCCACCCTGCGGGGCACCCTGCGCACCTTCGATTCCTCGCTGCGGGAGCGGCTGATGCGCAGAATCGAGGCCCTCTCGGAGGGCGTGGCCCGGGCCATGGGGGGGGAGGCCCGGGTGGAGTGGCGCCCCGGCTCGCCTGCGGTGGTGAACGATGCGGCCCTGGTGGAGCGCTTCCGGGCGGTGGCCAGGGAGGTGGTGGGGGAGGAGAGGCTGCGGGAAGCCCAGCCGGTGATGGGCGGGGACGATATGGCCGAGTTTTTGCAACGCCGCCCGGGGGTCTACTTCTGGTTGGGGGCGGGCAGCCCCGACCCTGCGCAGAACCGCCCCCACCACCACCCAGGCTTCTGGATCGATGAGCAGGCGCTTCCGCTGGGGGTGGAGCTTTTGGTGAGGACGGTGCATGACTTTTTGCGCTAG
- the allE gene encoding (S)-ureidoglycine aminohydrolase: MSLTGFTRARVAANHALLTPDTFIRAPLPGWTGALCIVHISPELGARFKMYTVEMPPGSTGEMSILDIERFIYVTAGQVGLEVNGARHTLPPHGYAYLPANLPHRLSAQSESRLVVFEKPYRALAGAEPPGVVVGLEPEVPGQPLMGDEALEVRLLLPDHPSFDLAVNTMTFAPGAHLPMVETHVMEHGLLFLEGGGVYRLGDHWYPVQAGDVIWMASYCPQWFGALGKSPSKYLIYKDVNRHSLGPL, from the coding sequence ATGAGCCTGACCGGTTTCACCCGCGCCCGCGTGGCCGCCAACCACGCCCTGCTCACCCCCGATACCTTCATCCGGGCTCCCCTGCCCGGCTGGACAGGGGCCCTCTGCATCGTGCACATCTCCCCAGAGCTGGGGGCCCGCTTCAAGATGTACACGGTGGAGATGCCGCCCGGAAGCACGGGCGAGATGAGCATTCTGGACATCGAGCGCTTCATCTACGTGACCGCAGGCCAGGTGGGGCTCGAGGTAAACGGGGCCCGGCACACCCTGCCCCCCCACGGCTACGCCTACCTCCCGGCCAACCTACCCCACCGCCTCAGCGCCCAAAGCGAGAGCCGGCTGGTGGTCTTCGAGAAGCCCTACCGGGCTCTGGCCGGGGCCGAGCCGCCGGGCGTGGTGGTGGGGCTTGAGCCCGAGGTGCCCGGCCAACCCCTGATGGGGGATGAGGCCCTAGAGGTGCGGCTCCTGCTGCCGGACCACCCCTCCTTCGACCTGGCGGTGAACACCATGACCTTCGCCCCCGGGGCCCACCTGCCCATGGTGGAAACCCATGTGATGGAGCACGGCCTCCTGTTCCTGGAGGGCGGGGGGGTCTACCGCCTGGGCGACCACTGGTACCCCGTGCAGGCCGGGGACGTGATCTGGATGGCCTCCTACTGCCCGCAGTGGTTCGGGGCCCTGGGCAAGAGCCCGAGCAAGTACCTGATATACAAGGACGTGAACCGGCACTCGCTGGGGCCCTTGTAG
- a CDS encoding DUF815 domain-containing protein, whose translation MQLFPALRETPLAELFQAHLPAGEPWAWVLCWRLLEAEPLARRLLTEPLTPGLADWIGQELARLRQELAHLRREYPFADFGHRAPTPAEQAALRVLLEGSPADLQALYRTHGYGVYVRHTAFLYNRHLEPIPHPDPVRFADLVGYSRQLSALRANVERFLLGKGAVPVLLYGARGSGKSSAVKALRSEYASQGLRLVEVLPDSLERLPTLLALLAPLPYRFVIYLDDLAFAAEDERFHKLKALLEGAVYQRPPNVLVVATSNRRNLVEERWSDRPEPGAPEPAAWDALQDKLALADRFGLVLTFPPFDQGLYLEAVAHILGRSLDEATRQAALRFALEGRGFSGRSARHFAALHG comes from the coding sequence ATGCAGCTCTTTCCTGCCCTCCGCGAAACCCCCCTGGCCGAGCTCTTCCAGGCCCACCTGCCCGCCGGAGAGCCCTGGGCCTGGGTGCTCTGCTGGCGCCTGCTCGAGGCCGAACCCCTAGCCCGCCGTCTCCTGACCGAGCCCCTCACCCCTGGCCTGGCCGACTGGATTGGGCAGGAGCTCGCGCGCCTGCGCCAGGAGCTGGCCCACCTCCGCCGGGAATACCCCTTCGCCGACTTCGGCCACCGGGCCCCCACCCCGGCCGAGCAGGCGGCCCTGCGGGTCTTGCTCGAAGGCAGCCCAGCCGACCTGCAAGCCCTCTACCGCACCCACGGCTACGGCGTCTACGTGCGGCACACCGCCTTCCTCTACAACCGCCACCTCGAGCCCATCCCCCACCCCGACCCGGTGCGCTTCGCCGACCTGGTGGGCTACAGCCGGCAGCTCTCCGCCCTCAGGGCCAACGTCGAGCGCTTTCTTCTGGGAAAGGGCGCGGTGCCCGTTCTTCTCTACGGCGCCCGCGGCTCGGGCAAGTCCAGCGCGGTCAAGGCCCTCCGCAGCGAGTACGCCTCTCAGGGCCTGCGGCTGGTAGAGGTTCTGCCCGACAGCCTGGAGCGGCTCCCCACCCTGCTCGCCCTCCTGGCTCCCCTTCCCTACCGCTTCGTCATCTACCTCGATGACCTGGCCTTCGCCGCCGAAGACGAGCGCTTCCACAAGCTCAAGGCCCTGCTCGAAGGCGCGGTCTACCAGCGCCCCCCCAACGTGCTGGTCGTCGCCACCTCCAACCGGCGCAACCTGGTGGAGGAGCGCTGGAGCGACCGGCCCGAGCCCGGCGCCCCTGAGCCGGCAGCCTGGGACGCCTTGCAGGACAAGCTGGCCCTGGCCGACCGCTTCGGGCTGGTGTTGACCTTCCCCCCTTTCGACCAGGGGCTTTACCTCGAGGCGGTGGCCCACATTCTGGGCCGCTCCCTGGACGAGGCCACCCGCCAGGCCGCGCTGCGCTTCGCCCTGGAGGGCCGGGGCTTCTCAGGGCGAAGCGCAAGGCACTTCGCTGCTTTGCACGGCTAG
- a CDS encoding helix-turn-helix domain-containing protein, whose translation MRLGRTEEIRLSLEALLENHPDRVVPFLEGLLRSCKNYEDAVRVAREGFAVLPPAFLEAHPRASVLYAQALNQARMHSELLELTRTPHPALSPPERAQFMLYRSWALLQVQRYEEALGLLEEIRGDLEPSHLGLWLRYRASALARLNRPGWQQGFEAARAHLQGASLGRCLIEWAYHLHQEGHLAQARSLWAEALAYLEADPYYQAWAHHSLGITVLHSRPEEAEHHLLQAVELSRRKEAAAFRARALCGLAATRRVMGEWERALHSYRAAAKAASEADDRREAHWGMGFTLRLMKRPSEALAQFWQAHAAEPADYLYVDIALAHLMLGDLESAEVALGQARQIDRKSAMKALLARAELARQKGQPKTLAALLGEIDWQQPWIREEKPCLEALFTLAEQQGYLEPQEPRKEALVVEVQASGVLQVRVNGREVPLSPTSRAAEILVLLLEHGGESTLDALMDHLFPEETDRQKARRAIWPHLGRLREALGWAQSVEARGGTYRLDPRAQWIYDLHDPQVRRRGKFLEGIFSNWVQERREELLCELE comes from the coding sequence ATGCGCCTGGGCCGCACCGAGGAGATTCGCCTTAGCCTGGAGGCCCTCCTGGAAAACCATCCCGACAGGGTGGTCCCTTTCCTGGAAGGCCTGTTGCGAAGCTGTAAAAACTACGAGGACGCCGTGCGGGTGGCCAGGGAGGGCTTCGCTGTCCTACCCCCTGCCTTCCTTGAGGCGCACCCCCGCGCTAGCGTGCTTTACGCCCAGGCGCTGAACCAGGCCCGGATGCATTCCGAGCTGCTCGAGCTGACCCGAACCCCCCACCCCGCCCTTTCTCCTCCCGAGCGGGCCCAGTTCATGCTGTACCGAAGCTGGGCCCTCCTCCAGGTCCAGCGCTACGAGGAGGCCCTGGGGCTGCTGGAAGAGATACGGGGCGACCTTGAGCCCAGCCACCTGGGCCTGTGGCTGCGCTACCGGGCGAGTGCGCTGGCCCGCTTGAACCGGCCGGGCTGGCAGCAGGGCTTTGAGGCGGCCAGAGCCCATCTCCAAGGAGCTTCCCTGGGCCGATGCCTGATCGAGTGGGCCTACCACCTCCACCAGGAGGGCCACCTCGCCCAGGCCCGCAGCCTCTGGGCCGAGGCGCTGGCCTACCTGGAGGCAGACCCTTACTACCAGGCCTGGGCCCACCACAGCCTGGGCATCACCGTGCTGCACAGCCGGCCTGAGGAGGCCGAGCACCACCTGCTGCAGGCGGTGGAGCTCAGCCGGCGCAAGGAGGCCGCAGCCTTCCGGGCCCGAGCCCTGTGCGGCCTGGCCGCTACGCGGCGGGTGATGGGCGAGTGGGAGCGGGCCCTGCACAGCTACCGGGCCGCCGCCAAGGCCGCCTCCGAGGCCGACGACCGCCGGGAGGCCCACTGGGGCATGGGCTTCACACTGCGCCTCATGAAGCGGCCCAGCGAAGCCCTGGCCCAGTTCTGGCAGGCCCACGCGGCTGAACCTGCCGATTACCTCTATGTGGACATCGCCCTCGCCCACCTGATGCTGGGCGACCTGGAAAGTGCCGAGGTCGCTCTGGGCCAGGCCCGCCAAATCGACCGGAAAAGCGCCATGAAAGCCCTTCTGGCCCGGGCCGAGCTGGCCCGCCAAAAGGGCCAGCCCAAAACTCTGGCCGCTCTGCTGGGCGAAATTGACTGGCAGCAACCGTGGATTCGGGAAGAAAAGCCCTGTCTGGAAGCCCTGTTCACCCTGGCCGAACAGCAGGGGTATCTGGAACCCCAAGAGCCCCGAAAAGAAGCCCTGGTGGTGGAGGTGCAGGCGAGCGGGGTGCTGCAGGTCCGGGTGAACGGCCGGGAGGTTCCCCTGAGTCCCACCAGCCGGGCCGCTGAGATCCTGGTGCTGCTGCTGGAGCACGGAGGCGAGAGCACTTTGGATGCGCTGATGGACCACCTCTTCCCCGAGGAGACCGACCGCCAGAAGGCCCGCCGGGCCATCTGGCCCCACCTCGGGCGGCTCCGGGAGGCGCTCGGCTGGGCGCAGAGCGTGGAGGCCCGGGGAGGCACCTACCGCCTCGACCCCCGGGCCCAGTGGATCTACGACCTGCACGACCCCCAGGTGAGGCGGCGTGGAAAATTTCTGGAGGGCATCTTCTCCAACTGGGTCCAGGAGCGCCGCGAAGAACTCCTCTGCGAGCTGGAGTAA
- a CDS encoding allantoinase, producing the protein MLDLIVRGGTLVTPQGLRRAELGVLDGKIVRIEPEIAEKSRRELSATGLYLFPGLIDVHVHFNEPGRAHWEGIASGSAALARGGGTLFFDMPLNSLPCTLDGPSFDQKLSAMRASACTDFALWGGLTPKNLDRLEELAGRGVIGFKAFMCDSGLPEFPPCDDGSLYEGMRIAARLGLVVAVHAESEGLTAHLTRRMRERGRGWREYAASRPVLSELEAIQRALLLAQETGCKLHIVHISSGTGVALAAEARARGVDVSLETCPHYLAFTEEDLERLGAVGKCAPPLRSGSEQDRLWQEVLGGSVDIIASDHSPSPPELKQGPDFFAAWGGIAGVQSTLAVMLTQGWQQRGLALERVAALLAQNPARRFGLRDKGGLEPGKDADFTLVDLGQEHTLAPEELAYRHPISPYLGRRFRGVVRGTWLRGEPVFLEGKITRPSEVRLQTP; encoded by the coding sequence ATGCTCGACCTGATCGTACGCGGCGGCACCCTGGTCACCCCCCAGGGCCTACGGCGGGCCGAACTGGGCGTGCTGGATGGGAAGATCGTTCGGATTGAGCCCGAGATTGCCGAAAAAAGCCGGCGGGAGCTCTCGGCCACGGGGCTCTACCTCTTCCCCGGCCTCATCGACGTGCACGTGCACTTCAACGAGCCTGGCCGGGCCCACTGGGAGGGCATCGCCAGCGGCAGCGCAGCCCTGGCCAGAGGGGGGGGTACGCTCTTCTTCGACATGCCCCTCAACTCGCTGCCCTGCACCCTGGACGGCCCTTCCTTCGACCAGAAGCTCTCGGCCATGCGGGCTTCCGCCTGTACCGACTTCGCCCTGTGGGGGGGGCTGACCCCCAAGAACCTGGACCGCCTGGAGGAGCTGGCCGGGCGGGGGGTAATCGGCTTCAAGGCCTTCATGTGCGACTCGGGCCTGCCCGAGTTCCCCCCCTGCGACGACGGCAGCCTGTACGAGGGCATGCGAATTGCGGCCCGGCTGGGCCTGGTGGTGGCGGTGCACGCCGAATCGGAGGGGCTTACCGCCCACCTTACCCGCAGGATGCGGGAAAGGGGGCGCGGCTGGCGGGAGTACGCGGCTTCGAGGCCGGTCCTTAGCGAGCTTGAAGCCATCCAGCGAGCTCTTTTGCTGGCACAGGAGACCGGCTGCAAGCTCCACATCGTGCACATCAGCTCGGGGACCGGGGTGGCCCTGGCCGCCGAGGCCAGGGCGCGGGGGGTGGATGTGAGCCTCGAGACCTGCCCCCACTACCTGGCCTTCACCGAGGAGGACCTGGAGCGGCTGGGCGCGGTGGGCAAGTGCGCCCCCCCGCTTCGAAGCGGGTCGGAGCAGGACCGGCTCTGGCAGGAGGTGCTGGGGGGCTCGGTGGACATCATCGCCTCCGACCACTCCCCAAGCCCCCCCGAGCTCAAGCAGGGCCCCGACTTCTTCGCGGCCTGGGGCGGGATCGCAGGGGTGCAGTCCACCCTGGCGGTGATGCTCACCCAGGGCTGGCAGCAGCGGGGGCTGGCGCTGGAACGGGTCGCGGCCCTGCTGGCCCAAAACCCCGCGCGCCGCTTTGGGCTCAGGGACAAGGGAGGGCTCGAGCCGGGCAAGGACGCCGACTTCACCCTGGTGGACCTGGGGCAGGAGCACACCCTCGCCCCCGAGGAGCTGGCCTACCGCCACCCCATCTCGCCCTACCTGGGCCGGCGCTTCCGCGGGGTGGTCCGGGGCACCTGGCTGCGGGGCGAGCCGGTCTTCCTCGAGGGTAAAATAACCAGGCCGAGCGAGGTTCGCCTGCAGACGCCATGA
- a CDS encoding M20 family metallo-hydrolase has product MKPQVQSERIVQELERLAEFSTTPKPAITRVLFTPPDLEARAYLKELCAEAGLLIREDGLGNLFARWTGSAPELPAVATGSHIDAIPYAGMYDGTVGVLGGLEAIRALQRAGFQPRRSIELVVFTAEEPTRFGIGCLGSRALAGALSPEALHLLKDSEGRSLEEVRQEAGYTEPLEEVRLPEGYYSAFVELHIEQGPVLEQEGVPLGIVTAIAAPASLRVTLEGEGGHAGTVLMPDRRDALCAAAEIILGVEAFARGSGSINTVATTGSCEVYPNAVNSVPSRVVLGIDVRDVEQARRDQVVRNIFQGIEQVCTRRGIRYNVEVINVDPPTKSSSEVLRALVEACSESAVRFKLMVSRAYHDALFMARIAPTAMLFVPCRGGVSHRPDEYAAPEDIARGVEVLARALAKLSYAEEKSPKDEPLTLND; this is encoded by the coding sequence ATGAAGCCCCAGGTACAAAGCGAGCGCATTGTGCAGGAGCTCGAGCGCCTGGCTGAGTTCTCCACCACCCCCAAACCCGCCATCACCCGGGTTCTCTTCACCCCACCCGACCTGGAGGCCCGGGCCTACCTGAAGGAACTTTGCGCCGAGGCCGGCCTCCTCATACGGGAGGATGGCCTGGGCAACCTCTTCGCCCGCTGGACGGGCAGCGCCCCGGAGCTGCCCGCCGTGGCCACCGGTTCCCACATCGACGCCATCCCCTACGCCGGCATGTACGACGGCACGGTGGGGGTGCTGGGGGGGCTCGAGGCCATCCGGGCCCTGCAACGGGCTGGTTTTCAGCCCCGCCGCTCCATTGAGCTCGTCGTCTTCACCGCCGAGGAGCCCACCCGCTTCGGCATAGGCTGCCTGGGCAGCCGGGCGCTGGCGGGCGCGCTGAGCCCTGAGGCCCTGCACCTGCTCAAGGACTCGGAGGGCCGCAGCCTGGAGGAGGTGCGCCAGGAGGCCGGCTACACAGAGCCCTTAGAGGAGGTACGGCTCCCCGAAGGCTACTACTCGGCCTTTGTGGAGCTCCACATCGAGCAGGGCCCTGTGCTGGAGCAGGAGGGGGTGCCCCTGGGCATCGTGACCGCCATCGCCGCCCCGGCCTCGCTGCGGGTGACGCTGGAGGGGGAGGGGGGCCACGCGGGCACCGTGCTGATGCCCGACCGCCGCGACGCGCTGTGCGCCGCTGCTGAGATCATCCTGGGGGTGGAGGCCTTCGCCCGTGGCAGCGGCAGCATCAACACCGTGGCCACCACGGGCTCCTGCGAGGTCTACCCCAACGCCGTCAACAGCGTGCCCAGCCGGGTCGTCCTGGGCATCGATGTGCGCGACGTGGAGCAGGCCCGGCGCGACCAGGTGGTGCGCAACATCTTCCAGGGAATAGAGCAGGTCTGCACCCGCCGGGGCATCCGCTACAACGTGGAGGTCATCAACGTGGACCCCCCGACCAAGTCCAGCTCTGAGGTGCTCAGGGCCCTGGTGGAGGCCTGCAGCGAGAGCGCGGTGCGCTTCAAGCTGATGGTGAGCCGGGCCTACCACGACGCCCTGTTCATGGCCCGCATCGCCCCCACCGCCATGCTCTTCGTCCCCTGCCGGGGCGGGGTGAGCCACCGCCCGGATGAGTACGCCGCCCCCGAGGACATCGCCCGGGGGGTGGAGGTGCTGGCCCGGGCCCTGGCCAAACTCTCCTACGCCGAGGAAAAAAGCCCCAAGGACGAGCCCCTCACCCTAAACGACTGA
- a CDS encoding bifunctional UDP-sugar hydrolase/5'-nucleotidase, which translates to MRRRDVLKAGLASGAALAGLGRAQTGGSFALTIVHVNDTHARIEPVNVTLSGQATPMGGVARRVALFDRLRATERNPIFLHAGDVFQGTLYFNQYQGLADRYFMHREGIRVMALGNHEFNLGPDGLARFINEARFPVVSANTDVSREPKLAKVRPYTVLFVGGERVGVIGLTTPDTAIISNPGPTVRFTDPVPAAQNAINELLARGVNKIIILSHLGYLADLELARRIVGCQVIVGGHSHTLLGQFPHRELQPAGPYPTVVKNPENKDVLVVQAWEWGKVVGVLRLTFDEKGLLTSYQGQPILVTPPLREDVFTADAVKVYAMPIAALNAQVVAQTRVTLDGERANVRRRETNLASLIADAMLWKTRGANTVIALQNGGGVRATIPAGPITVGKVYEVLPFGNTLVVLDLKGSEIVAALENGVSQWEQTAGRFLSGVAGLRYTFDLSRPAGQRVTRVEVATPGGFQPIDPNATYRTVVNSFIAAGGDGFTSLRDAKGFRSDTGFSDAESFLEYLRNLGTVESVASGRITVLNEPRSQRWEGPFHVELARA; encoded by the coding sequence ATGCGCCGAAGAGACGTACTCAAAGCGGGCCTGGCCAGCGGAGCAGCCCTGGCGGGGCTGGGCCGGGCCCAGACGGGGGGCAGCTTCGCCCTGACCATCGTGCATGTCAACGACACCCACGCCCGCATCGAGCCGGTCAACGTGACCCTGAGCGGCCAGGCCACCCCCATGGGCGGGGTGGCGCGGCGGGTGGCGCTTTTCGACCGGCTCAGGGCCACCGAGCGCAACCCCATCTTCCTCCACGCGGGGGATGTCTTCCAGGGGACGCTTTACTTCAACCAGTACCAGGGCCTGGCCGACCGCTACTTCATGCACCGCGAGGGCATCCGGGTGATGGCCCTGGGCAACCACGAGTTCAACCTAGGGCCCGACGGCCTGGCCCGCTTCATAAACGAGGCCCGCTTCCCAGTGGTCTCGGCCAACACCGACGTTTCGCGCGAGCCCAAGCTGGCTAAGGTCCGACCCTACACGGTGCTGTTCGTGGGGGGGGAGCGGGTAGGGGTGATCGGCCTCACCACCCCCGATACGGCCATCATCTCCAACCCAGGCCCTACCGTTCGCTTCACCGACCCGGTTCCGGCGGCCCAGAACGCCATCAACGAGCTTCTGGCCCGTGGGGTGAACAAGATCATCATCCTCTCCCACCTGGGCTATTTGGCTGACCTCGAGCTGGCCCGGCGCATCGTGGGCTGCCAGGTAATCGTAGGGGGGCACTCCCACACCCTTCTGGGCCAGTTCCCCCACCGCGAGCTCCAGCCCGCGGGGCCCTACCCCACGGTGGTCAAGAACCCCGAGAACAAGGACGTGCTGGTGGTCCAGGCCTGGGAGTGGGGCAAGGTGGTGGGGGTGCTGCGCCTCACCTTTGACGAGAAGGGCCTCCTCACCAGCTACCAGGGCCAGCCCATCCTGGTGACCCCGCCCCTGCGCGAGGACGTTTTTACCGCCGATGCGGTCAAGGTCTACGCCATGCCCATCGCCGCCCTCAACGCCCAGGTGGTGGCCCAGACCCGCGTCACCCTGGACGGGGAGCGGGCCAACGTGCGCCGCCGCGAGACCAACCTGGCCTCCCTCATCGCCGACGCCATGCTGTGGAAGACCCGGGGGGCCAACACCGTGATTGCCCTGCAGAACGGCGGGGGGGTGCGGGCCACCATCCCGGCCGGTCCCATCACCGTGGGCAAGGTTTACGAGGTCCTGCCCTTCGGCAATACCCTGGTGGTGCTCGACCTGAAGGGGAGCGAGATCGTGGCCGCGCTGGAGAACGGGGTCTCGCAGTGGGAGCAGACCGCCGGGCGCTTCCTCTCGGGGGTGGCCGGCCTGCGCTACACCTTCGACCTCTCCCGCCCGGCAGGCCAGCGGGTGACCCGGGTGGAGGTGGCCACCCCGGGCGGCTTCCAGCCCATCGACCCCAATGCCACCTACCGCACGGTGGTGAACAGCTTCATCGCCGCAGGGGGCGACGGCTTTACCAGCCTGCGCGATGCCAAGGGCTTCCGCAGCGACACCGGCTTTAGCGACGCGGAGAGCTTTTTGGAGTACCTGCGCAACCTGGGTACCGTGGAGAGCGTGGCCAGCGGCCGCATTACCGTGCTAAACGAGCCGCGCAGCCAGCGCTGGGAGGGTCCTTTCCACGTAGAGCTGGCGCGGGCCTAG
- a CDS encoding long-chain fatty acid--CoA ligase: MSKPWLKHYDKGVPADVEVPEIPLWKILEASAQKYPDNVALEFLGYTLGYRGLWESVLKFAGALRAAGVQPGDRVAIMLPNSPQFVIAFYGTLVAGGVCVNVNPLYTPRELRHQLSDAGAETLVILDMLWPRYAEIEHEVPVKRVYTTGIQDYLPFPKNLLFPLKARREKRWVNLPAHPKRLDFKKALRAASPLAEPHPARPDDLALLQYTGGTTGVAKGAMLTHRNLVANTYQSMAWGGDEVKELEGKGVMLGAIPFFHVYGMTVAMNYGLAAGYKIVLLPRPEVKPCIEAIEKHGVTHFPGVPTLYIGFINFPGIEKRKVGSVRICISGSAALPVEVAKKFEELTGGKLVEGYGLTEAAPCTHCNPLFGERKMGSIGIPMPGVDAKILDENLNELPPGEVGELAVRGPNVMLGYWQRPEETQKTIKIDWLLTGDMARMDEDGYFYIVDRKKDMIIAGGYNIYPREVEEVLFAHPGVAEAAVVGVPDAYRGETVAAFVVPKPGVNLTVEELDRHCRANLAAYKVPRIYEFRSELPKSAVGKVLRRELREAALKQSVGR, encoded by the coding sequence ATGAGCAAACCCTGGCTGAAACACTACGATAAAGGCGTACCTGCCGATGTAGAGGTGCCGGAGATTCCCCTTTGGAAAATCCTGGAGGCAAGCGCCCAGAAATACCCCGACAATGTCGCCCTGGAGTTCCTGGGCTACACCCTGGGCTACCGCGGCCTCTGGGAGTCGGTCCTGAAGTTTGCTGGGGCGCTGAGGGCAGCAGGGGTGCAGCCGGGCGACCGGGTAGCGATTATGCTGCCCAACTCCCCCCAATTCGTCATCGCCTTCTACGGCACCCTGGTGGCCGGGGGGGTCTGCGTGAACGTAAACCCCCTCTACACCCCGCGCGAGCTGCGCCACCAGCTTTCGGACGCCGGGGCCGAGACCCTGGTAATCCTGGACATGCTCTGGCCTCGCTACGCCGAGATAGAGCACGAGGTGCCGGTTAAGCGGGTCTACACCACCGGCATCCAGGACTACCTGCCCTTCCCCAAGAACCTGCTCTTCCCCCTCAAGGCCCGCCGGGAAAAGCGCTGGGTCAACCTACCCGCCCACCCCAAACGGCTGGACTTCAAAAAGGCCCTCCGAGCCGCCAGCCCCCTGGCCGAGCCCCACCCAGCCAGGCCCGATGACCTGGCCCTGCTGCAGTACACCGGGGGCACCACTGGGGTGGCCAAAGGGGCTATGCTCACCCACCGCAACCTGGTGGCCAACACCTACCAGAGCATGGCCTGGGGCGGGGATGAGGTGAAGGAGCTCGAGGGCAAGGGGGTGATGCTGGGGGCCATCCCCTTCTTCCACGTCTACGGCATGACCGTGGCCATGAACTACGGCCTGGCCGCGGGCTACAAAATCGTGCTGCTGCCCCGCCCCGAGGTCAAGCCCTGCATCGAGGCCATCGAGAAGCACGGGGTCACCCACTTCCCCGGGGTGCCCACCCTCTACATCGGCTTCATCAACTTTCCCGGCATCGAAAAACGCAAGGTGGGCTCGGTGCGCATCTGCATCTCGGGTTCGGCGGCCCTCCCGGTGGAGGTGGCCAAAAAATTCGAGGAGCTCACAGGGGGCAAGCTGGTGGAGGGCTACGGTCTGACCGAGGCCGCCCCCTGCACCCACTGCAACCCCCTTTTCGGGGAGCGCAAGATGGGCAGCATCGGCATCCCCATGCCCGGTGTGGATGCCAAGATTCTGGACGAAAACCTCAACGAGCTGCCCCCGGGCGAGGTGGGCGAGCTGGCCGTGCGGGGGCCCAACGTAATGCTCGGTTACTGGCAGCGCCCAGAGGAGACCCAGAAGACCATCAAAATCGACTGGCTCCTCACCGGCGACATGGCCCGTATGGATGAAGACGGCTACTTCTACATCGTAGACCGCAAGAAGGACATGATCATCGCCGGGGGCTACAACATCTACCCGCGGGAGGTGGAGGAGGTGCTCTTCGCCCACCCCGGGGTGGCCGAGGCCGCGGTGGTGGGGGTGCCCGATGCCTACAGAGGGGAGACGGTGGCGGCCTTTGTGGTGCCCAAGCCCGGGGTAAACCTCACCGTGGAGGAGCTGGACCGCCACTGCCGCGCCAACCTTGCAGCCTACAAGGTACCGCGCATCTACGAGTTCAGAAGCGAGCTGCCCAAGAGCGCGGTGGGCAAGGTGCTCCGGCGGGAGCTGCGCGAAGCGGCGCTGAAGCAGAGCGTGGGCCGCTAG